A segment of the Marmota flaviventris isolate mMarFla1 chromosome 2, mMarFla1.hap1, whole genome shotgun sequence genome:
CCTCAGTCCTGGGTCTGGAGAATAGGGTTGGGGCACAGTGATTAACTGATCAcagttgttttcttattatagCCTGAAATTTATTTGCTTGGTTCATTTTAAGTggtctgttattttgttttgttttggttctggggattaagcCCAAGGGCagtttaccacagagctacattccccattctttattttttattttgagatatgttgctgagagtcttgctaagttgctgaggttggcctggaacttggtcTTCCCACCccatcataggcatgtgccactaagATTGGCCCTGTTAGCATATTTTGAGTTGTTTAGTGATTGATGGGGTTTGGAGTCTCCTTAGAAATGAGACTGGAATTGGTTTGTCCTCTTGGGCCTAATCCAGGGGTGGTATTCCAGGGGAGCCTAGAcagcagcccctccccagccaaGCCTTATCAGAGGCATATCCATGGGGTAGTCACCAGGGTGTCCTGGGGTCTTCCCCAGAGGTAGCAGGCAGACTGCTTTGAATCTAGTGAGTGCCTTATTCAGACAGTGGACCAGGAGCCTGACTTAGGTCGGCACACAACCACGTTGGCTGGGTCTGGGCTTCTAACAGTGGGGAGAGGCTGTCTTGAGGGGCCCAGCTGAAGGCTCACCCTGCTTATCCTGGAGCCACATGGGTACCTGCCCTGCCCACAAGCTGGGACCAAGTCTGCAAAGGGGGTAGGTGTTGGACAGGCAAGGCTTGAGACGTCCCAGGAGAAGCCATGCCTGAGTGCTTTGTGGTCCCTTCtgcaggagcagcaggaggaggtgAGGAAGCGCTGTGAAAACGCAGAGCCCCGGCATGGGGAGCTGTGGTGCACCGTGTCCAAGGACATCGCCAACTGGCAGAGGAAGATTGGAGAGATCCTGGTGCTGGTGGCTGCCCGCATCAAGAACACCTTCTGATGACCCAgtctggggcaggggtgggaccATAGGTGGCTCATGGATATACATGGGCAGGGTTGACTCTCTGCCCAACGTTCATTAAAGATCTTCATGTCGTGGGTAAGGGTGGGACCTGCTGTCTTGTGcttttgcagccccaccagcctCCCACACAGGTACGGGGTGGTCCTAGTTCTTCTGGTTGGGGCAAGGCCTCTTGCAGACACCTGTATCCTACAGAGGAAGCATAGTGGGGTGCCAGGGCTTGTTGAGGTTTTGTGGAGAAGGTAGTGGAGTCAAGACTCTGGAAAAAGTGGAGACACTCGGTCACCAGTCTGTAGCACAGGTTGGAGGCCACATAGGGACTGAGCTGTGAGTAGGGGAAAACACTTACAGGAGCCCCCATGGTCACATCCATATGGTCAGAGACTTTCCCAGCTGGGGCCTCCTGGAGTGCTGAGTGTACCCAGCAGAACCTGCCTGTGCCCAGGCCTCTCCGTGCTGGCCAGGCCCTGTGGAGATGTCCCCCATAGGAGCTTGTCTTGCTTTTGCTAGTTCATGATTAGCAGTTTTATCCTGAAGCACTGTGCCTGTCCTCATTGTTAGATGGAATTTTGTATTGCAGAGACATGACTTCTTTCAGCCTTTCTGCTCTGTggggataaaaaaaattcttggaccttgaatctatgtgtgtgtgtgtgtgtgcgcattcAGTTGAGAAATAGCTCTCAGGAGTGGTGTGTAGCCCATGCCAGGTGGCTGGCTAGAGAAAATGGCTGTTCTGGAGGGCAATGGACAGTCTTCCACATTGGCCCAGCAAGAagataaagtgcctctggggaTGGTGAAGGACAGCCTCTGACACCTACTTCCTGTAGAACAGCTGTTCTCCAGTCTTAAGTGGTGCACCCCAGGGGGCTCCACATCTCTTGTGCCTGTAGCAAGGCCTGCAGTGGTAGTCACAACACAGCTCAGCCTTCCTGCAGACAGGGCCCTGCTGGCTTGGGGtgcctctccccctcctcccaggtGAGAACAGGGAGCCCTAAGGAGTGCTGGCCACAGGACCTCAGCTTCAACTGTGGGCATCTGGGGTGGATGAGGCCGTGCTGTGGAAGCCATGGGCCCAACTCGAAGATAGCAGGCAGGGACCATCTTCAGCATCTTCAGGGTGGAACCAGAGATGCTGGTTGTTTGGTACCAGGTAGTCATATGGATGTGCCAGCTGACCTGTGACCTGTGAAGTTGTGGTCAGTTGTTGCTGCCCTGTCCTGAGGGGTGGCCACAGAGCTTCTTCTTGTCTTGCTGGGAACTTCAGAAGCAGCCTTGGATTCACTGTAAGCAGCCTCCTTTATTGGTGGGAAGGGGCAAGGTGGCCTCTACTTTGAGTGGCCTGTCCCTTTGGTTCCTCCGGGGAAGAGTGATTGGCATGAAACTACATACAAGGCCCTTGGAAGGTTCCAGAACACCTGCATGTCCCGAGGTGCATCTTCTCATCTGCAAGGGGATGGCTTTCTCGCGTGTCACCAGCTTCCCTCCCTGGGAGGCTTAATGTACCTTTTCTTCAGCTGAAGGTTTTTAGCCCAGACTGAAGGTAAGCCATGTTCCAGAGGCAGAGCAGCAGCCCCTGCCCATGAGAGGCCCCTTCAGTCCAGGAGGAGCAGGCTGGGCCAGCAGCATGGGAGTCTGGGAAATCCCAGATCTTGACCTGCGAGGGCAGGACTTCCTGGGAGTTGGTACAGGGGCTTGTAGTCATGGGGCAGGGAGTTGAGTCCTGCACATCAGATTCTGTCAGCCAGTTCCTGGGAGGGGCAGCACTTGGTGACCACTGAGGGGGACCCCAGTCAGCCTTGCCCACAGCTGGGCCCTGCTCACTAAGCACCCTCACTCCTTGACGAAGTGCAAAGTCTCCCTGGGGCTGACAACTCCCTGTGGGTCAAACCAATACCCTCAGTCTCTGAGCACCCTGGCCTGCGGGACAGGCCACAGTGGGCTCCAGGGCCAGACTGACTGAAGCAGCGGGGTagaggctgggagagggaggggcaggtTGGCTGTGGGCCTCTCTTTCCCTCCGcctgtctcctccctcctctgctggAGGAGCCAACTTCAAAAGCCTCTCCGCCTGCCCTGCAGCAAGGCAGTCCTGTCCAGGGAGCCCCGTAGGCTGGTGTTGGACCTGGAGCAACTGCCAAGTGCCAGCTGCATTTACCACCATAGACCCAGGACCATGTGCGTGGTCGGctggagggagtgagggagggcaAGACCCTGATTGACCAATGGTGAGCAGCTGGGCATGGGGGTGGCTGGTgtaggcgggggggggggggggggctggagtgCGCATTGGCCCTGGAAGAAGCCACTAGTGGTTCCCAGCAGCTCACAGCATTGGGACCAGCTTTTGAGTGCATGCACCACAGCCTTCCTGGAACCCTTTCTTCCCATGCTAGGCTAAGCCTGCAACTCCCTGGGTAGCCAGCCTGTCCTTCCAGCACTTCCCACTGGCCTGTCCTGAATTGGATGTGCTGCACTGTGACTGCAGTCCATAGAAGGTTTAAGCCCTCAAACAGTTGACCATGGTGTGTGGTGGGCCTCAGGAAAGGGCACAGTGAACTGTCTGCTCTTCTGATTCCTGCTTGGTGCTGTGtataggagcccccccccccccccccccccgctttagATGAAGTTTGGGTACATGCAGTCAGACTCCCCTGCTGGGGCTGGGAAGCAGAGTCGAGTCCTGTGGTCCGGCTGGGTTCACATGATTAATTTTCCAGCCCGGGTCGGCTGTCTTGACTCTAGCCCTGACTCTAGCCTGAGGGCCTGGGAACCGTggattgtcttctttttttttttttaattttttattgttggctgttcaaaacattacatagttcttgatatatcatatttcacaatttgattcaagtgggttatgagctcccatttttaccccatatacagattgcagaatcacgtcagttacacatccattgatttacatattgccatactagtgtctgttgtattctgctgtcttgaGAAGAGGGGAGGATTGTCTTCTTGATGCTTGGGTTTCCCCTGAGAGCCagttcccacccccacccctgttcTGGGTAGGAAGGGACCTGTTGGCTGACTGCTTGCAGTATGATATGGTGGTTCCCTTTCTCTCCATCATCTTTGGGGGTTTCTCTAGCCTTTCCCTTTCCAATGAGGTGTAGTTTGCAGCTCTGAGTCTGCCTCTCTCTAGGTTGACTTGGGGTGTGCGTGTGAGGACCCTAGTTCTCATGGCTCTGTGAGCTGGTTAAAGCACAGCCATGGGTAGAGGGTGGGAGCCACCCCGTCACACAGGGCAGAGTGGTTCTACTCCACCCTCTGGGATGGCAGAGCTTCAAGTGGTGCCTATTCTGTGGGCATCCAGAGGGGATGAGGTGGGGGACTTGGCAAGAGGAAAGCCTGATCCAAGTGGTAGATTGTAGCTGGTGGATATGGTCCTGACCCTGGCCAGGAGTGAGGCTGTGCCCCTGCTGTGCAGAGCCCCTAGACCCTGCCCTCCAGCCTTGCAGGGGGTCCATCATCGTCTATCTTTCCCAGATAACCACAGCGTCTGGCCCTGTTTTGGAATAGCTCCTTTATTTTCTTGGTCCTTCAGGGATCAGTGGAAggtgccccaccccaccccacataTACCCCAAGGTCTTTGCACAGAGCTGTCTGGTTTGCAGGCCTGTCTAGTTTCTCCATCCTTGAGACAGGGACTTATCCTTTCAGACCTGTGTCCAGAGGCTTTGTTGGACAATGACATCTGTTTTATACCAGCTCAGATTGGGGCAGGGGTACATCTTCTCTGGTAGCCCAAAGTGCCTAAAAGGATGCCCCTTGTACTGGAAGGCACTCCATAGGCTCACATCCCAAGCCCAGACCTGGTGTCCCCTCCAGGTGCCCTCCAAGCCCACACTCTGCGCCCTCCTGCTGGCACTGCTGTGGTTGGTTCCTGACTGGGCTAGGCCCAGTGCCTGCAGCGTCCCAGAGGTGCTCCGCCACTATCGCGCAGTCATCTTCGAGGATCTGCAGGCGGCAGTGAGAAAGTTGGGGCCAGAGCCAGGCTCTGGATACCACCATCTCCTTGAGAAAAACCTAACTGGAATGGGCGGAGGGCGGAGACGACCTAGTGTCTCCTGCGGTGCCCAGAAGGTATGGAGTAGGTGTACCCCATCCACCTTCCCTCGCCCACCTACACCTTCCCTCGGGACCTCCCCTAGGACTCCCTGGCCCcagctttccttccctccccaggaGCACAGTATCCTTCTGTCTATCGAGTCCCTGGGCCAGACTCTGCGCCGGGCAGTGACTGGGGGCCGCCGTGGTTCCCTGGAGAAAGCTGCATGGACTGTGGCCCTACGCACCGAGGCGGTGATGAGGCGCCACTGCTGGAAGCCTCGCCAGGTGTGTGTCCCTAGTGCATGCCCCTCCCCGCCACAGAGCTGCCCTTCGGTCCATGGCTCTCCCAGCTGGAGGCTCACTTCCGGCCCACTGGGCGGGCGCATGGTCAGGGTGCCTTCACTGAGCATGGGTCTTGGACAGCAGAGCCGGCGGCCCAGGATGCGTCCTGTCAGGCGCCGCGGTGGTCGGAGGCGGCTCCTGCTACGTGCCCTGGACACCGTCGCCACCTGCTGGGAGAAACTCTTCGCGCTACGCGCCACGGCCACCGGGGAATCCTAGTCGGCCCGCCCTGCCCCCCGACCCAGCAAAAAACTTGGGGATCCGCGGCGGAATCAGGGAACAAGCCTCGTTTGATTGATGTCCCGATGGCAGCCTCTTCTGCTCTCTCAACCAGCCCGCCCTCTCCGAGGGCCCGGGACTTGGAGAAGCGAGCCATGGCGGGTCCCGGAGGTGGCCCGCCCTCAAGCACCGAGCGAGGCCTCAATAAATGGAGTTGGTGCTACGGGTCTGAGTCTTTCGCTGGTCAGGCTGTGGGGCCCTGGGCCACCCATGGTATGCTCCTCCGTGGCAGGGCCAAGGGATTTGAGCTTCCCTCCACACCTGGGCGCGGGCGGCAGGGGGCGCGCGCGGGGCACTGGACATGGCTCCCTGTGAGCCGAGCTGCTGGGTGGGGCACTTGCAGCCCGTTGGGGGCTGTAAAACGTCAAATATCCGTCCTGCTCCTTTCTGGACCGGAGGCGGGAGGTGGaaatggaggggaggggaagctAAGCTTGGTGAGTTTGGAGCAAAACAACCGGATAAAGGAAACAGGTCTGAAGGGAAACCAGCACTGCCGCCCCTGGCCGCGAGCTTGGCCAGGCCATTTCCTGCGGCCTCAGGGGGGTGGTCACTGCGGGGGGCCTCCAGAGACTGCCCCAGCCCTGTCCGCGGGACCCGCCTGGCTGGTCCCTAGTACCGCCCCTAGCCCATGGGAAAGAGAGGTAATGCCCATGGGCTGGGCACCTGCCTTTGCTCTGGAACAGGAGGAATGGAGGCAGGCCTTGCCCTGTGCCTGTAGGACATGAAGAGACTGGCCTTGGTGAGGCAATCAGCCACGAATCCCATCCCCACCAGCTCCCCATCACACACATTGGGTCTTCCAAAGGGAGCTGTTGTCCCTGCTTCATGGGTGGGGAAGCTGGGGCCCAAATCACACAGGAACTGTAAGAGCTGGCTCTACCCCACCAAAGCACTGTGGACAGGGGGCGGGGCTTCCTGGACTTCAGATTCAGACCTGTTAACAGTCTTCCAGGCCACCTCTGAGCACAAGTACAGAACAGTCCAGACCTGCTTTCTGCATTGTGTGCTCCATGGGGGGTGGTGTGGGCAAGTGCTAGAGGTGTTGAGGTGGGGATGCCAGGCATGGCCCAAGTGCTGGAACCTACCTGGGGCTTCCTGCACCTTAGATGGGAGCCTACAAAGACCCAGGCCTGTGTGTAGATGGGTGCCAGACATGAAGGGGTAATGAAGGAGAAGACATGAAGAAGACCCTGGGATCCCAGGACATGGAGGAAAGCCTCCTCTTGCATTGGGGATGATAGCGGGGAAGTGGAGGGAGTTCAGCAGCATGAACCTGGGCTGAATGTGACTCCCTTCAGTGACCTCTGCTTTACATACTCAAGTGTGGCCAAGTCCAGGTGGGGAGAAAAAGTTCCAGTTTGTTGGAGCATAGGGTGTAGTGCAGCATGACCAGGGCAGTTAAGTGGGGGTTTGGAGAAGGTCAGTAGGAACTGGGAGGTGTGTCTGGGCTGGGTGCAGGGACAGGATGAACAGGCTTAACCAGGGCTCTCTTGGACCCATTTTCCCCACCCTGGGGAAAGCAAGAGCACTGCTGTAATAAACAGCTGGGAGTCAGCTCTGAGTGTTCCACCATTGCTTCTACCTGCCCACAGTGACCCCCTGTTCAGAGCAATCTGGCTGGGAAGGTGGGTGGGCAGCAGGGCAGCTCCCCGCCCTTGTGACTGAGGAAAGATGAAACAAACCACAGTGTTCTGGGGGCTGGCTGGAGGACAGGCAGAAACCTCAGAGTTTTGGGGACACAGGTTGATGCCTGAGTTCTTGGGCCAATGGGAGAGAAGCCCAGTCCCATAGTTCCTCTGTAAGGGGGTATGCCAGCATCAACCTGGGGGAGAGGGGCTTCAATCCACTGTAGGTCTTTTTCTTTTAGAGCAAGACCAGGTGCACAGCCACACCAAGACTCAGAGCTGCCAAGACATGGAGACCAGAGGAGAAGCTGGGTGCCTGCTTAGACCCTGAGAAGCTGAGCTCTTCAATCTCACCATGGGGACCCCAGGGGCAGCTTCCCTGTATTCTGTTTGTAGCTCTGAGAGGACAGGTCATGTTGTCCTCACTCTCATCTGGCACAGACCAGCAGCAGGAGCTCTTCCACAGACATTTGCTGGCTGGAATTAACCAGAACCAGCCCAGAGACGCAGGGACTCAACCATGTATGGGGCTGGAGCCTGCATACAGTCTTGCTCTGTCTCATGCATGCCT
Coding sequences within it:
- the C2H20orf204 gene encoding uncharacterized protein C20orf204 homolog isoform X3, yielding MVPSKPTLCALLLALLWLVPDWARPSACSVPEVLRHYRAVIFEDLQAAVRKLGPEPGSGYHHLLEKNLTGMGGGRRRPSVSCGAQKEHSILLSIESLGQTLRRAVTGGRRGSLEKAAWTVALRTEAVMRRHCWKPRQQSRRPRMRPVRRRGGRRRLLLRALDTVATCWEKLFALRATATGES
- the C2H20orf204 gene encoding uncharacterized protein C20orf204 homolog isoform X1, whose protein sequence is MTSVLYQLRLGQGYIFSGSPKCLKGCPLYWKALHRLTSQAQTWCPLQVPSKPTLCALLLALLWLVPDWARPSACSVPEVLRHYRAVIFEDLQAAVRKLGPEPGSGYHHLLEKNLTGMGGGRRRPSVSCGAQKEHSILLSIESLGQTLRRAVTGGRRGSLEKAAWTVALRTEAVMRRHCWKPRQQSRRPRMRPVRRRGGRRRLLLRALDTVATCWEKLFALRATATGES
- the C2H20orf204 gene encoding uncharacterized protein C20orf204 homolog isoform X2, which translates into the protein MTSVLYQLRLGQGYIFSGSPKCLKGCPLYWKALHRLTSQAQTWCPLQVPSKPTLCALLLALLWLVPDWARPSACSVPEVLRHYRAVIFEDLQAAVRKLGPEPGSGYHHLLEKNLTGMGGGRRRPSVSCGAQKEHSILLSIESLGQTLRRAVTGGRRGSLEKAAWTVALRTEAVMRRHCWKPRQSRRPRMRPVRRRGGRRRLLLRALDTVATCWEKLFALRATATGES